The genomic interval GCTGACGATCCTAGGGCTCTGGCCCTACGTCAACGTGCATTTTCGTCGTATACAAAGCATCGTCGTGAACAGCGTATGTTCACTTTTAGTAGTTGTGCAGGTATTGTCACTTCAACCGAAGCTAACAATCTATTAGTGTACATAATATTCTCGTGTCGCGTATTGCTGATAACACTAATGCGATTAAGATATGCCGatcataaattaaattttttttcattcctGTGTTCATCAGGACAACGTCTATCTAAGCGATCAGAATGAAAAAATCTTTCTGTTAGCAGGCTAAGAATAATATCTGATTATACCTTATTTTATTACTATATCACATTTAGTATATTACTCAGCTGACCGGAGTGCTGATGTTGCTCTGTCTTGATATCaagatattattgataaaactgCTAACActtaaattgaatttattaaaaatttcgctTTCTGGCTATGAAATATAATCGTATTACTAATTGTCATTACCTGCGTAATTAGGAATGTAATAACTCTTCCACGTATAATCAGTAGGCAACACAATATGTTCTTTTATTATTAATCATCTCTCATCGATACTTCTATTAATCGCGGTTAGAAATTCCGGTTCTTTCAGATCACACCTATGACGCACGACGACGTTGACTTGTTTGTGATCCTACAGTCCCTGTCCCTTGCAATAATGATCCTGGGTTCTATAGTGAAGTTCAACTCAATCATGACGAAGATCGGTACAGTGAGTGCCAAACGATTTCTAGTTAGATTAACGCAGATCGAATCAGATCGGACAATAAAGACGATTGCAAATGCAGATCAGGATCGTGATGGACAGCATAAAGAGTAAGTGGAACACGAGGCACGAGGACACGCTCAAAATTTTGGAGAAGAGGGCCATTCTAGGGAAGCAACAGGGAGCCATTTATGCCAGTAAGGAAATACAGTGGTGCTGCGAAAATTACTCGGTCGTATCTACTTCTTTTGACAATAAGCGATCGCAGTGTGTCGTTTCACCTCGTTGATAATCGTCAACGGAGCTGCGAAAGAGCAGATTCGAATCTACGAAATAAACAACCGTTGTACGCTTTTGGAAAATTCGGAATCGGAAACGATCGCATAACTGTCGCATAAGCAGATGCTCGAGCGATTTATCAATGCATTACTGCGTCGCGAACGAGACCGATAGAATCCATTGTTTTATGTCACGATCATGTGTATGTTGCAGTATTTATTTATCCATCATCACTACTCCTGATGGTATTCCGCACCGCATCCTATGTTCTGCTCGTAACAGCACCCCCGAACTCGAATCTAACAGATCCTTTCCCGGTTGTGACGGACTATTTGATCGATGAAGAGAAATATTTCTTCCTCATAATAGTACATCAAAATTTAACGTTCTTCTTCATGGCAACTATATATGTGGCTACGGAGACCTTGTTCATTATGTGGCTGCAGCACAGTATCGGCTTGTTGGAACTCGCGAGGTAAAAGAAGTCTAACCTACTGCGCGTGCTGcgcaagaagtctcgcgaaaggaatgcggggctgattggtcagaggggaaggggcacgcctccagctgctctattggctaaagcggtcgcacatactatgcagcgcgtgacgtcaaagcctaaccattggcctactggagcgtcGACGACGCGGACaggcggagcgagcgagcgccCCTTTGCCCTTGGATCGTTCCGcgggacttcttgcgaggcacggtCAGTACTCGATGCACTCTTGCAAACATAGCATTGTTAGTCGTCGACACTTTGATACAACTAATAGCAGGCCCTGAGAATTGTTATTATTACGGTGTTGTTTATgaccgattttagaatgcaaattttGCGAAGCtttttgatcaagaaatactactGTAGTCTACAGATTTATTGTACATTATTTTCAGCGACAAAGCTGATATTTAAGGTTCctttttttagtttttatatAGATACATAACTTTGTATCTGGATAAAGTGTATCTCGCTATTAACTTTGCGATTTCAAATTTCATACCGCAATGCATCATCATGTTATTAGAAACGAACAGCTCTCATTCAGGAACTTTCACAAAAAAAGCACGTGACCCAAAACATTCTAGTTTCTTTCATTCTCTCGTGTATTTCTAAACCGATTGAAATTGTTCAGCTTCACTTCGAAAGTGTACCTGACTGAGATTGTATTCTATTGTTCCCGTTGCTTAAGGaattttaaaacaatttcacGATAATCCAAATCCTGAACGCGGCATCCTATGATTTCCAGTTACCACATCGAAAAAGGGATTTCCGAGAGACCGGCCCATATCTCGGAGAAGCTTATGGACGCTTACAGAATGAAGTGCTTGGCAACCGCAGTCACTTACCACAAAGACGCAAAAGCGTTAGTATTCGTCATATCGTATTATACGCGCAGAAAAATCTTAATTAAAACGTCATCTTGAACGGAATCTTTCGATTTTGGCattgacatttttttttgttcttaaaGCTTCCTGAtgtacatgaaaaaaaaattctcaTTCTCGTATGCCGTTCTTCTGGTGTTCGCTGTCATCTCATTGGCAATCAATTTCTTTCGTGTACGTCGATCTGCCCTTTCATTGATTAGGGTATAAACGTTATTGTCATGGAATTCTAAAAGAATTCGCCTTTTTCAGCTATCCACCGCTATATGCAAGACACACGACATAGAAGAGATGGTACTGTCCTTTTTGTTTTCCACGTCCGAGTTAGTGTATATGTTCTATCTAAACTATGTGGTGCAACAAATCCTGGACTATTCGGATAATTTTTCCACACTCATGTAAGCTACATTATTGTAAGACGATGAAAGTCACGGTAGATTACTACAATtctgggttaaacttcaccttgccAAACCAGAActctttaacttttttttatataatcctgcagatttttacGGGTAAATGCTAataatccaagtttcaatgttaggaattcactggttcaaaaggtGCGTTTGAATATCAATGGGAACCACGGTAGATTTTTATAGTTCTGCGACcttatagttttgtcgcggAGTATGTGTACAAGCAGcgaataacgaatgaaaatGAACAGTGCTGGGACCGATTCGTTGAACTCGACGATCAGTTTTACTCATGTTACAGTTACTCTACTCCGTGGTACAACAGGTCGGTCTCCATTCAGAAGAGTCTACTGATTATCATGATAAGGTGCAGCGAGCCGCTTATATTCGACTTTTACGGTTTTTATAATGCGTCGGTGGAAGGTTTCTCAGGGgtttgtaattattaataatcaatgCGTCACAAGAGCACGGTGGCAATATTgctacaaaaattaatgtatttgGAAAGAACGTAATATGGATCGAAAGTACGCTTGGAATACGAATACGCCCTGACACTGGATTAATAGAACTcggaacaaaagaattttataaaCGAACAAGTACTTGCAACAATGGAGTCGCGCATGCACGAAGTGCACGCATAGTCGCCGGATCAAGACCtgctcccccactctaatttccccttctaccgcgctattcgccacgcttccgccgcggcccggtcacgtgacgcgtttcgtctctatcGTGCACACTCCGATACtcgcagagagggggtaactttttcccctcgaaccgtgctccctcccctcatctggcgacgctgAGTGCACGACAGAAAGCGTGTCATTGTGATCGACTGGCTATCCTAGTCACCCGACGCAAATCCCATAAAAAAGTTTGGTGTATTCTAAAGCACTAGCATGAAGAAACATGTATGATAAAATTCAGAATATTAATTGACCAAAAACGCAGAGGTCACTAGTAATTTCGAACGGAAAATTAGTAGAAAGCACGCCAGAGCGTTGTCAAACTATAATCGATAATGAAGGAAATTCGAGCAACTATTAAGTAAAAGTGTATCGGTGTTTTGCatgtaaattttattcattatgcAATGCATTAGTATTTGCAGAGATATCACCACTACGCTCTTGTGGGTACGTTGTCTTATTGAACCCTGCTTTCCAGTTGGTGAAGACCACAGTGTCCTATTTTATGATGATAACATCTCTCCAATGAGAATCCAATGTTTTCTAATTCATCGATATGGGCCGAGTAGTGTACCCGCTAGTAAGTGTCCTCTTGATGATTGCAAATGCTATTCCATCTTTTTCATAGCACGATGTACCGGTTCAAATTGCGACATAACTTGTTACAGGATTTTTCGTAGTTTGTGCGACAACAGCAGAGAGTACAACGAACCCACGTGTGCATTTGTGAAGCAACTACATACGTGTGTTTCCGTGTGGGAATGTTTGAAtgatttaataacaatttcgaaCCGATGTCGTGCCCACCATTCTAAACAATTTAGCTATAATCGTTTTTATCGATATCGAAGTGAGTGCATATTCTAGTTTATAATTGTTGCGTGCGTCTACAATGGTGTCAAATGATTGTAGAAAACTCTACCAGACGtagataaattattttttgattATTCGGCAATCTTTCAAAGAACTTTCTTTTTCTGATCCTTCTGACATCAATATTATATCATAGGTGGCGTCGTTTCGAGTGTTTCGTCAATATTGCTGTCGGTTAAAGCAATTAATCCTCTGGGTATAATGATAGGTAAATATATTTAACAATAACACGATACAATAAGCTCATTGCCAAGTTCTGGTCTAGCATGTTAAACAAACAATTTAAGCATCGTGTGACTAAAGTGATTTGTATATATCCGTGGCTAATCTTGTTCGTGTGTGTACGTTTGCGTGTGTTCGTTTGtgtaaatatgaaaataaaaaaaatgctaGTTTAatccatttttgtaataatgaTCGTGTAATTCTCGGGAAATTTGTGTCGTAAAAATGTTAGTTTTGCAACGAAATTGGTCACCGTGTTAAATACTAAATTGCATTTAAATACACTAAAATTGTGTAATGTTATACACAATAATGGTTGAAGTAATATTACTCCGGTGATGATATTCGCTTTATTAAATTCAGATCGGTAACAAACGTTTGATGGGAATATTTAATTCGACTGACAATTGTGGAAAATCATGCATTTCTTTAAGTACGATACATACAGTCAGGCTTTGGAGATAATCCACTCATGCTCGGTCCGCTTATGCTTCTCTTAGCAAACGTAAGGTACTCACCTGCAAACAAAAGAAAAACCATACGTTTATACAATATCAGAGGatgcataaaaatataattttcggTAGTAGCATAGATTCGTCAAATATTATTACTCGATGCTTTTGCGAAGCACAGTGtatactctgtatatgtcgccaatgcctggatgataaacgtcgcggaattatcatgaagctcgagaggccttggacgccgaggagtgtaaacataactcctgcacgatactcgactctggcaagacccgtgttgttgacatatatcgagaattcactgtgtttggtgttaaaattattttcgcCTGGAACATACgtaccagaatgttcgcgttAATCATGATAATCCTCTAAAAGAATTCTACGCAAGAATTCCGCAGAACTGTCGTACACGTAACTTTATCGGCTCATATGTCCATAGAATACATGACCATTAAGTAAGACACTGATAATTTGGTCATCTGCAAAATAGGATTCGAAGAAACTTCAAAAGATAGTGAGTTCGCGATAAATgtcgatgaataaatatcttgaAATGTTGTACCACGGTGAATCCTTCGTAAGACGGGCAGAAGATCCCTCCAAACACAAACACAATATCTTTCACACTGTGACACATAATGAACAACAAT from Halictus rubicundus isolate RS-2024b chromosome 14, iyHalRubi1_principal, whole genome shotgun sequence carries:
- the LOC143361047 gene encoding uncharacterized protein LOC143361047 isoform X1 — encoded protein: MYFPRGRKKMTTPNLKLENRKSVRVAFQPLLAMAAWDTHYKLSVRLMTILGLWPYVNVNYRRVLSTIVNFVCATLAAVQMIPLKDNSMELVEVLQCLSFIIMVLGSVVKFNAFFSGIGTIRIVMDSIKSKWNTRHEDTLKILEKRAILGKQQGAIYAIFIYPSSLLLMVFRTASYVLLVTAPPNSNLTDPFPVVTDYLIDEEKYFFLIIVHQNLTFFFMATIYVATETLFIMWLQHSIGLLELASYHIEKGISERPAHISEKLMDAYRMKCLATAVTYHKDAKAFLMYMKKKFSFSYAVLLVFAVISLAINFFRLSTAICKTHDIEEMVLSFLFSTSELVYMFYLNYVVQQILDYSDNFSTLIYSTPWYNRSVSIQKSLLIIMIRCSEPLIFDFYGFYNASVEGFSGVCNY
- the LOC143361047 gene encoding uncharacterized protein LOC143361047 isoform X3 — encoded protein: MTTPNLKLENRQSITPMTHDDVDLFVILQSLSLAIMILGSIVKFNSIMTKIGTIRIVMDSIKSKWNTRHEDTLKILEKRAILGKQQGAIYAIFIYPSSLLLMVFRTASYVLLVTAPPNSNLTDPFPVVTDYLIDEEKYFFLIIVHQNLTFFFMATIYVATETLFIMWLQHSIGLLELASYHIEKGISERPAHISEKLMDAYRMKCLATAVTYHKDAKAFLMYMKKKFSFSYAVLLVFAVISLAINFFRLSTAICKTHDIEEMVLSFLFSTSELVYMFYLNYVVQQILDYSDNFSTLIYSTPWYNRSVSIQKSLLIIMIRCSEPLIFDFYGFYNASVEGFSGVCNY
- the LOC143361047 gene encoding uncharacterized protein LOC143361047 isoform X2, whose translation is MAALDTHYKLSTRLLTILGLWPYVNVHFRRIQSIVVNSVCSLLVVVQITPMTHDDVDLFVILQSLSLAIMILGSIVKFNSIMTKIGTIRIVMDSIKSKWNTRHEDTLKILEKRAILGKQQGAIYAIFIYPSSLLLMVFRTASYVLLVTAPPNSNLTDPFPVVTDYLIDEEKYFFLIIVHQNLTFFFMATIYVATETLFIMWLQHSIGLLELASYHIEKGISERPAHISEKLMDAYRMKCLATAVTYHKDAKAFLMYMKKKFSFSYAVLLVFAVISLAINFFRLSTAICKTHDIEEMVLSFLFSTSELVYMFYLNYVVQQILDYSDNFSTLIYSTPWYNRSVSIQKSLLIIMIRCSEPLIFDFYGFYNASVEGFSGVCNY